A portion of the Melanotaenia boesemani isolate fMelBoe1 chromosome 2, fMelBoe1.pri, whole genome shotgun sequence genome contains these proteins:
- the si:ch211-198p11.6 gene encoding uncharacterized protein si:ch211-198p11.6 yields MQVLPIWGLAIPLPAVLMITVSLYMVILGIGLWIRYCLKDSCSLHCASCCPNVSICEQCFRLAEMCDCPLPNFNTFLPNSCTSSSCVDMDCACTCQPPECNSCNCLCFEIRIK; encoded by the exons ATGCAG GTTTTGCCTATCTGGGGGCTTGCTATCCCCCTCCCAGCAGTGCTGATGATCACTGTGAGCCTTTACATGGTCATCCTGGGAATTGGGCTGTGGATCCGATACTGCCTTAAG GACAGCTGTTCTTTACATTGTGCCAGTTGCTGCCCAAACGTTTCTATATGTGAGCAATGCTTCAGATTGGCTGAAATGTGTGACTGCCCCCTGCCGAACTTCAACACATTCCTGCCTAATTCCTGCACTTCATCATCT TGTGTCGACATGGACTGTGCCTGTACCTGCCAACCTCCTGAGTGCAACTCCTGCAACTGTCTCTGCTTTGAGATTCGGAtcaagtaa
- the LOC121629870 gene encoding eukaryotic translation initiation factor 1b-like: MSAIQNLQTFDPFADATKGDDRLPAGTDDYIHIRIQQRNGRKTLTTVQGIATDYDKKKLVKAFKKKFACNGTVIEHPEYGEVIQLQGDQRKNICQFLMEIDLAKEEQLKVHGF; this comes from the exons ATGTCCGCTATCCAGAACCTCCAAACCTTTG ACCCCTTTGCTGATGCAACTAAGGGTGATGACCGCCTCCCAGCCGGGACAGACGACTACATCCACATAAGAATCCAACAGCGGAACGGCAGGAAGACCCTCACCACCGTCCAGGGCATTGCGACTGACTATGACAAGAAGAAGCTAGTCAAGGCCTTCAAGAAG AAGTTCGCATGCAATGGGACAGTGATTGAGCACCCAGAGTATGGTGAAGTGATCCAGCTTCAGGGTGACCAGCGCAAGAATATCTGCCAGTTCCTGATGGAG ATTGACCTGGCCAAGGAGGAGCAGCTCAAAGTCCACGGCTTTTAG
- the srsf2b gene encoding serine/arginine-rich splicing factor 2b gives MSYGRPPPDIDGMTSLKVDNLTYRTSPETLRRVFEKYGRVGDVYIPRDRYSKESRGFAFVRFHDKRDAEDAMDAMDGALLDGRELRVQMARYGRPPDSHHGGGRRGGSTRRSSGHGRRSRSRSSSPRHKRRSRSRSRSHSRSRSRFSRSRSRSYSRSKSHSPRNKKTKTRSPSRSRSRSHSKSRSRSQTPSSKRGSRSRSKSQPKSSAENGGESP, from the exons ATGAGTTACGGTCGGCCTCCGCCAGACATCGATGGCATGACTTCTCTCAAGGTGGATAATTTAACATACCGAACTTCGCCTGAAACCCTCAGACGAGTCTTCGAGAAGTATGGCCGGGTGGGGGACGTGTACATACCTCGGGACCGCTACTCAAAAGAAAGCCGGGGATTTGCGTTTGTTCGGTTTCACGACAAACGTGACGCCGAAGATGCGATGGATGCCATGGACGGCGCGCTGCTGGACGGACGGGAGTTACGGGTCCAGATGGCCAGATACGGAAGACCCCCTGATTCCCATCATGGcggaggaaggagaggaggatcCACCCGGAGGTCCAGTGGCCATGGACGACGAAGCAGAAG CCGTTCTTCCAGCCCAAGACACAAAAGACGCAGCAGGTCCCGCAGCCGGAGCCACTCTCGAAGTCGGTCCAGATTCAGcagatccaggtccaggtcaTACTCCAGATCTAAATCCCACTCCCCCAGGAACAAGAAGACCAAGACTCGTTCTCCATCCAGATCTAGATCCAGGTCCCACTCCAAATCCAGGTCCAGAAGTCAAACACCTTCCTCTAAAAGAGGGTCCAGGTCTAGGTCTAAAAGCCAGCCCAAGTCATCGGCAGAAAATGGAGGAGAATCCCCGTAG